In Hemitrygon akajei chromosome 17, sHemAka1.3, whole genome shotgun sequence, one DNA window encodes the following:
- the LOC140740934 gene encoding eotaxin-like, which translates to MKAALYVVAILAALWICCFKQATPAPASIITLECCERFRTTPIPRRRLKSYTEALLCPTPAVIFTNKRNMKICARAEEEWVKESVEYLDRKHQGGRD; encoded by the exons ATGAAGGCAGCGCTCTACGTGGTCGCAATTTTGGCAGCTCTGTGGATCTGCTGTTTCAAGCAAGCTACACCCGCCCCGG CTTCAATCATAACGCTAGAATGCTGTGAGAGGTTTAGGACCACGCCCATTCCTCGCAGGAGGCTTAAGAGCTACACGGAAGCTCTCTTGTGCCCGACACCTGCTGTCAT ATTCACCAACAAGAGGAATATGAAGATTTGCGCTAGAGCCGAGGAGGAATGGGTTAAAGAGTCAGTGGAGTACCTGGACAGGAAACACCAGGGTGGCAGAGACTAA